Proteins encoded in a region of the Tautonia rosea genome:
- the glgX gene encoding glycogen debranching protein GlgX: MRVWPGQPYPLGATWDGTGVNFALFSENATKVELCLFDSVDAEREFLRIPLAECTDLVWHAYLPDLMPGQLYGYRVHGPHDPANGHRFNPNKLVLDPYAKLIGRRLKWDDSLFGYPIGQDDLAFDDRDSAPFAPLAQVIDSSFTWGDDRPPKTPWHKTLFYEAHVKGLTMRHPEVPEHMRGTYLGVATEPILRHLTDLGVTAIELLPVHHHADDRYLEDKGLVNYWGYSTLSFFAPHISYAGEHPALDAVQQFKSMVRGLHSAGIEVILDVVYNHTAEGNQNGPTLSWRGVDNAAYYMLSPEDPRYYMDFTGCGNVPNMSHPRVLQMIMDSLRYWVIEMHVDGFRFDLASTLARELYEVNRLGSFFDIIHQDPVLSQVKLIAEPWDVGPGGYMVGNFPPGWAEWNGIYRDEIRDFWRGQECTANELATRLAGSSDLYQDDGRKPYASVNFITCHDGFSLRDLVSYNAKHNEANLEDNRDGADDNRSWNCGVEGPTDDPEIKALRAQQMRNFIATLFFSQGVPMMLAGDEIMHTQGGNNNTYCQDSEISWLDWNLDDERREFLDFVRKVSHIWRAFPVFQRRNFFKGRSIRGKDVKDISWLDPSGQEMGDEAWEAGFVRCIGMRLAGDAIGEVDERGEPIVSETVLTLFNAHWEPVPFILPEHQPERIWEVLLDTADADPASETFEQGHPYDLKGRSVVLLRLRNRDETPADFLAPLNSE; the protein is encoded by the coding sequence GAGTTTGGCCGGGACAACCCTACCCCCTTGGTGCCACCTGGGACGGCACCGGAGTCAATTTCGCCCTCTTCTCCGAAAACGCGACCAAGGTTGAACTCTGTCTGTTCGACTCGGTCGACGCCGAGCGCGAATTCCTTCGGATTCCTCTGGCCGAGTGCACCGACCTGGTCTGGCATGCCTACCTTCCCGACCTGATGCCCGGACAACTCTACGGCTATCGGGTCCACGGACCCCACGACCCGGCCAACGGACACCGCTTCAATCCGAACAAGCTGGTGCTCGACCCTTACGCCAAGCTCATCGGCCGCCGCTTGAAGTGGGACGACTCCCTTTTCGGCTATCCGATTGGCCAGGACGACCTCGCCTTCGATGATCGAGACAGTGCCCCGTTTGCCCCGCTGGCCCAGGTCATTGACTCCTCCTTCACCTGGGGAGACGATCGCCCCCCCAAAACTCCCTGGCACAAGACCCTCTTTTACGAGGCGCACGTCAAGGGGCTGACCATGCGACATCCTGAGGTTCCCGAGCACATGCGAGGGACCTACCTCGGTGTCGCCACCGAACCGATCCTCCGCCACCTGACCGATCTGGGCGTTACCGCCATCGAACTCTTGCCCGTCCACCACCACGCCGACGACCGTTATCTCGAAGACAAAGGACTGGTCAACTACTGGGGCTACAGCACCCTCTCCTTCTTCGCCCCCCACATCTCGTATGCCGGAGAACATCCCGCCCTCGACGCCGTTCAACAGTTCAAGAGCATGGTCCGCGGCCTGCACTCGGCCGGGATCGAGGTCATCCTCGACGTCGTCTACAACCACACCGCCGAGGGGAATCAGAACGGCCCGACCCTCTCCTGGCGAGGCGTTGATAACGCCGCATACTACATGCTCTCGCCCGAGGACCCCCGCTACTACATGGACTTCACCGGCTGCGGCAACGTGCCCAACATGTCGCACCCCCGCGTCTTGCAGATGATCATGGATAGCCTCCGCTACTGGGTCATCGAGATGCATGTCGACGGCTTTCGGTTCGACCTGGCCAGCACCCTGGCCCGAGAGCTTTACGAGGTCAACCGCCTCGGCTCATTCTTCGACATCATCCACCAGGACCCGGTTCTCTCGCAGGTCAAGCTCATCGCCGAACCCTGGGATGTCGGCCCCGGCGGCTACATGGTCGGCAACTTTCCCCCCGGTTGGGCCGAGTGGAACGGCATCTACCGCGACGAGATCCGCGACTTCTGGCGCGGCCAGGAATGCACCGCCAACGAACTGGCCACCCGCCTCGCCGGCTCCAGCGACCTTTACCAGGACGACGGCCGCAAGCCCTACGCCAGCGTCAACTTCATCACTTGCCACGACGGCTTCTCCCTCCGCGACCTCGTCTCCTACAACGCGAAGCACAACGAGGCCAATCTCGAAGACAACCGCGACGGTGCCGATGATAATCGCTCCTGGAACTGCGGTGTCGAAGGTCCCACCGACGACCCCGAGATCAAGGCCCTCCGTGCTCAGCAAATGCGCAATTTCATCGCCACCCTGTTCTTCTCTCAGGGCGTTCCCATGATGCTCGCCGGCGACGAGATCATGCACACCCAGGGGGGCAACAACAACACCTACTGTCAGGATAGTGAAATCAGCTGGCTCGACTGGAACCTCGACGACGAGCGGCGCGAGTTCCTCGACTTCGTTCGCAAGGTCAGTCACATCTGGCGAGCGTTCCCGGTCTTCCAGCGCCGCAACTTCTTCAAGGGTCGGTCGATTCGCGGCAAAGACGTCAAGGACATCTCCTGGCTCGACCCCTCCGGGCAGGAAATGGGAGACGAAGCCTGGGAGGCCGGCTTCGTGCGCTGCATCGGCATGAGGCTCGCCGGCGACGCCATCGGCGAGGTCGACGAACGCGGCGAGCCGATCGTCAGCGAAACCGTCCTCACCCTGTTTAATGCCCACTGGGAACCAGTCCCCTTCATCCTTCCCGAACACCAGCCCGAACGAATCTGGGAAGTTCTCCTCGACACTGCCGACGCCGACCCCGCCTCCGAAACCTTCGAACAGGGCCATCCCTACGACCTCAAGGGCCGCTCCGTCGTCCTGCTCCGCCTCCGAAACCGCGACGAAACCCCCGCCGACTTCCTCGCTCCGTTGAATTCCGAGTAA